The Treponema succinifaciens DSM 2489 region TGAGCATGTGGAGAACACAGAGCCTCTTCCCGAGAGCATAACAGGAAACAGAAGGCTCTGCTAAGGAGACCTTAAAAACATTCCCGGACGGAAAACAAGCTTTGTTTTTTATTTCATTTCCGCCGGGGAATCATAACCGAATTACGCCGCCGCTGTCCGGAAAGCTAGCATAGCCCTGCGCCGTAAATAACCACAAGAAAACAAACAACTGGAGTTATTTATGACAGCGCAGGAACTCAAGAAATCCCACCCGGACGTCTTTTTCGTGAAGACAAAAAAATTCATCGACAGACCGAACTACTACCTGATAAAAGAATCCTACATTCCAGAGGACGACTCTCCTCTTCCGACCGTGGAGCAGCTGAACGAGAACACACGCCTTTACCCTCTCTCAATCACATCATATCCCGGAGTTCTGAAAAGAATGACCGCAATGGAAGCCGGAGCGTGGGCAGTTACAAAATGCCGCCAGCAGAAATGGGAGCTTACACTCGACAATTTCCAGTGCTGCCTCGCCAACCTTGAAATGGACTTCTAGCCGGAATTTCTCCGCAAAAAAACTCAGATTCTTACAGAAAAAAAATACCCTCCACTTGAAACTTTTTCGGGGGGGGGTAAAATGTATAGTATAAAAAACAATTCGGAAGGAAACAAAAATGATAATCACAGCGATTCTTTTGGCAAAATGTATTCTATTCTTCTTTTTTCTGCCTACGATGATTCTAGGCTACATAGCACACGGAATCCATAGCAACATTATTGAACCAATATCGCACAGGCATGGAATCATCGCAGGAGTAATGACATTCATTGTGTATGCGCCGACTGTCTTTGTGGGCGGAAGCTCTGTCATCTACATCGCCTCTGAAATCATAAAGGCATTCAAATGAGAAATATCAGGAAACCGACGGCAATTTTAGCCGCAGTGTTCATAGCCATTATTCTGTCATCATGCGCGACAAGCCGGAGCTTCTTCGACACAAGGCCTTATGAGGAGACAGAAGAAGAAAAGGCAATCCAATATCCGTTCAAGGTATTCGGCTGGTACAAAAACAAACTGATTGAGATGGAATTCAGAGACAAGAGCAACCTGATTGTCTCATTCCCGAGAATCGGCGGAGCAAAGAAAGTCTACTATAAATACCAAATGTACAGCACACTTTATTCCTGGAAAAAAGGACACAGCGACATGCAGCTATGCGGAATCGAGTTTAAAGTAATTTGCGCACTGGAAAAGCCTTATTACGGATTCGACTGGCTTACTCTCTGCCGGAAAGGAGACTTCTCAAAGCCTATAAGCGACCCGAAGAACTACACCGACCGGCACACAAGAAACAAGATGGCGATGATGGACTTCTTCGGCGACAGCCTCACATACAGGAAAATCGAGGAAGGAGACTTCGACCTGTCCTACAGCGCGCTTCCCATCATAAGATTCCAGAGAATGGACGAGGAGATAAAACAGGAAAGACAAAAAAGAAGGGAATACCAGCGAACCGGCGGAAACACATCAATCCGCAGAAAATACTAACTTTGATGAAAATTTAAATTTTCATAAATTAAAACTATCTTACAAGGAGTTTATTATGGCAAACGACAATTTTTGGCTCGGAGTCATGATTGGAAACTTATTCTCAAAAAAAGGGAATAACGGAGAACAGAAAGGTGGATGCCTTGGAAAAATCATAGGCATTCTAGTTATTATCGGCATAGGAAATCTTGCCATAAAGTATTACGGAATAAAGGGAATCCTAATACCAATTGCAATACTGATTGCCGCCTTTGCACTGCTGGTCTTTCTTTCAATCAAAATGAGCTATGCAAAGGACACAGCATCTTTCTTCTTAAATCTTTACAACGAAGGAAAGTACACCCAGGCGATTGAGTATATAGAACAAGAGCCGAAAGAAAAAATTGAAAAAGTATTCAAAAAATATCCAGATGTAGCATTGGCGGCTGGCATTTCCTACAGATTCGGAAGAGGCTGCGATGTGAATCCGCAAAAAGCATTCGCGTATTTTGAAAAAGTCAAGAACAAAAGCAATGAGGCGGCAGGCTGCTATGGAGCAATGCTTATCACCGGTGAAGGATGTAATGCTGATGCAAAAACAGGAATTGTCTATTTAAAAAACGCAGTTGTAGGAAATGTTCCTTATGCCTGCTATGAATATGGAAAACTTCTATTTAATGGAGATTTTCTTGAAAAAAATGAAACTGACGGAAAAAAATTTCTCCGCATAGCTTCCGAAAACGGTGTGCAGGAAGCAACCGACTTTCTTAACAATATCCTTTAAAAATAATGGAGAAAATAAAAATGAAGAAAAGAATAGCAGTGCTGGCAGCAATAACACTTGCAATAGAAGTTCTCACAGCGGAAACATTGCCGAACGGTCAGGACGCGCCACTCCTGAAAATGACAAATGATGAAGACGGAAACAAGACGGCAGTGCTTGCCCAGTCTTTCGCAGTTGAAACGAAATATGGAAATCTGACAGCTCCTGCAACTTCCAAAGTCGTCTTCTATGAGAACGGAAACGTAAAGTCAATGCAGCTTGAGGAAGCTCAGGAAATTGAGACCGAAGCCGGAAAATTCACTGTAAACACAAGAGCTGAATTCTACGAAAACGGAAACATAAAGCTCACATTTCTTGAAGGCACTCAGCAGCTTGAAACAAAAGCCGGAACATTCAAAATAACTGCAACCCCAAGCAGCGGAGCGGCGCTCGCAAAAGACAAGCCTTTGACTTTCTATGAAAATGGAACAGTGAAGTCTGCGTATCTTTACGGATCGTCAGCTCCAGGCGAAAGAACAGCAACAGCAAAAACTCTAGACGGAGAAATGGAGATAAGAACAAGAAATTTCATTACTTTCTATGAAAGCGGAAATCTTGAGAGCGCAGTTCCAGCAGACGGAAGCACAGCCGAGTTTCTTACAAAACTCAAGGCAAATGCAAAATTCAACTCAGGCTCACTTTTGACATTCTATGAATCAGGGAAACCAAAAAGCTTCACACCGTCATCATCTTTAAAACATCAGCTCGGATTCAGCACAAAGGCAAGAAGCGAGGTTGTGATTTCAGAAGACGGAAAAATAATCTCATGCATTCCCGACAGAGCCTCAACTCTTAAGCTCGATAAACAATACTGGCACTTGTCTCCGAGCATGCCTTTCAAGAATTTTGAAGACAACTTCCCGGAAGAAATGACAATCGACATGACAGACAACCATTTTCTTTTTGGCTCAGAGCAGGCTGGAATTTACTTCGACCTTGAAGAAGGAACTCCAATAATGCAGGGAAAAACAGGAAAAAGACCTGAATCAGACGAAAGTGCTCGAAGTGTTCCATACGGCGTAATCACACTGAAATTTTTCAGCACAAAAACACTGAAAAGCGCAGTTTCAAGAAATCCATTTGTAATAAAAGTTGGAGCAAATGGAATTTCTACAACCAATGTTGAATTCAATGAAAACTTCAGCCTAAAGAAAATTCTCCTGTCGCCTTATGCGGAGGCTCCAATGGAAACAACGACAGTGCAGATTTCAACCGCTGAAAATCCAGATGTGAAAGTTGCGCGTAAAAAATACACAAGCTGTATTTTACAGAAAATCTACTTCACAAACGGACGCATAGGATGCGCGATTGGAAGCTACTCGCAGGTTCTTCAGGGAAATAGCAAATACTACAGACCTCTGAGCTGCATTATTCTTTTTGAAAACGGAAAAATAAAGGACGTTGTTGCAAAAGGAGCAGAAAGCCTGAACGTAGCATCCGAGCTTATTTTTGACGACAGCGGAAATCCTGTTGCCTATACTTCAAAAGACAACCTCGGCAATGAAAGAACTTTTGAAATAAAAAAATAGAAGCTCAAAAATGAATCCCAACAAATGGAAGTTACCATCTGTTGGGATTTTTTTTTACATCAATGAGCAAGACCTAAAGCCCGCTCATTTCACAATTCCGGCTAGTTCATACTACAGTTTCTGATTTCTCCGACGACCAGAAATTCCTTGTACTCAGACTTTCCATTATGGTTTATTACAACCTTTATGCGTCCGAAATTCTGAATGCCTTTCACAGTTTCATCAGAACTGTTTCTGTAAGTCGCATCAACAACATCCGTCAAGACAGAAGGCGAAACCCTCATTGACCAGCCCTCGTCATCGTCAAGAGTTGAAATTCCACCGGCATTGTCAATAGCGCACTTATAGCCTCTGTCTGTATGATACAGAATCCTCTCCCCCTCGCCTGTCCTTGTGCCAGGGCAATAGAACCAGCCTATTTTCTGAAAATCCGACTCCTGGTATATTTTGCCCCGGAGAGATGTTTTTTCCCTTATAGAAAAAGAACCATTTTTCTCATAAGAAGGACTGCTTCCATTAAAACGTCCAAAGCTCCAGCTACCTTGGTCACGGCCTATAGCCCTGTATGCCCAGTTTTGCGTCATCCATTCATAGAGCGAAGTTTTATTAGTATTCTTACTGCAACGCCCTCCGCTGTAGTTAAAACTTCTGTTGTTTGAGCTATAAATCTGGGCAAAAGTCAAGCAGTCATGCGCAACAGAATGCTTGCAGTCGCCAGCATACCAAGTAAAAGCTGTTTCCCAGTCAGAAAGCTCTGCATTGCCGATGTAAGGAACATAAGCCTTGTTTATCAAATATTCCTTTTTTACAACATCTGCCTGTGAGTTTCTTATAGCATAAACCCCAGATTTTTCCGCAGAAGAAACAATGGAAATAGACGGTGCGCCATTTCCATAAGCCGTAACACTCTGAATAGTCGCATTGGATTTTTCTTCCGCTATAGATATGACTATATTTGAAGACTCTCCATCTCCAAGAAACAGAGTATTTGACTGACTGTCAAAACGAGAAAACTTTCCGTTTGAGCTTGTCTGACCAATATCTACAGAAACACTGGCGTATGCAAACTGGGCTTTTATGGTCTTTGTTCCAACCGTCTCATATGACTTGTTAGGATTCTTCGCCACAAACACAATGTCCACCGCCTTGCTTGTCTCTGAGGCAGGATGAATAACAATTTTTCCTTTTCCATCCCCACTGCTTGCAACCTCATAAGAGAAAGCAGAACCTCCGTTTTCAATGGAATCCGTAGATTCAACAGAAACAATAGAATCGATTGGGCTTACTGCATATTCAAAAGTCTTTGCTTCATCAGGAGTACAAGTAAACGCTGTAGAACCAGAGACGCTGAATTCATAGTCCCACGCAACCCTTACAGCACACTGGGCTTTCGCGCCACCGTCTGTAACGCAGGCAAGAGTTCCGCTTCCCTCCTTGATTCCTGAAATCTCAACCTGTCCGTTTCCTTCCGCATCGCATCCAAGGTCTCGGTACTCGAAGTAGTCCTCGCCCACTCCCTGCGACATTGTCCAGGTAAGTATCGCGTCCGCAGGGCTTACCGTGTATTTCAGAATCTTTGAATGGAACGGCTGAACCTTTCTTGAATTCGTCTCAAAGACAAGGCTCTTTCCCGCCTCGACAATTACAGTGCATTTTGCGACGCTTGAGCTGTCAGGAAGCTGCGCCATAACTGTCGCCTCGCCGACTGAAACCGGGTAGATTGTAACTTTCTGTCCGTTTCCCATAACGCGCGCAACATCCTTGCCGTTCGCGCCCTCGCAAGTCCAGATAAGATTGTTGTAGTCGTTGCTGCTCTCAGCGTTCTCTATTGTCGCCTTGAGCTGGCTTCCGCTTGAGCCTTTGATAATCGTCATGTATGTCTTGTCGAAAGTCACAGTCTTTTCAGCAGTGCCGGGAACAACCACATAGAACTGCAATGTGCTTGCCGCCTTCTCGTGCGAGCAGGTTATAACAGCCTCGCCGCTTTTCAGCGCGGTTATATAGATTGACTGGCCTTTAACAGTTCCGTCGGAGCTGATTCCAGTAACCTGCACAATGTCGCTGTCTGATGTTGTCCACTTCAGATTGTACTGGTCGGAATTCGTGACTCCAGTTCCTGTAAGCGTCGCGCTCAGGCTCTGGCTTTTTCCCTTGTTCACAGTGTAAATCGTTGTGGAGGCCGTTATGTAGACAGCATCGACAGCCTTCTCTTTGACGTAGACCATCATCTCGGAGCTTGCCTGCTCAACGCCGGTGCTTGTCGCAATAAGCCGAGCCTTTACAATTGTCGTTCCAGCTCCGACCGCCGTAATCTGAGCAACAGAATTTGTTCCAACAATCGAGCAGATATTGCTGTTTTCTACAGAATACTCAATGTGAGTTGAAACCGTTGTTGTCGGAACTTCCATGTTCACAAACTGCACGCTTCCCTGCTCAATCGTCATGCTTTCCTTCGGGAATGAGAATTCAGAGTACTGCTGCACGTTCACGATTATCTGCTGGTCGTAAGCCGCTTTCGGGTGGTGAATAGTTATCGTAACGCTTCCGGTCTGCTTAGGCGTAATCGTGCAGACATTCGCTGAATACTGGAAGTCGATTATGTCATAGACATCAAGCGACCAGCTGAAATTGTACTTGTCGTTCGCGCTTCCGTTCACGAGTGTCGCCGTTACAGTCTTCGCGCCGTCCGTCGGCTTCATCGTGATTATGCTGCTCGGCACGCTGATTGAGCACTCGCTTTCCTTTACCTCATCGCAGACTGCAAGAATCTGAGCCGGATATACAGCTTTCGGATGCGAAACCGTGATGTATGCAGTTCCGGCTTTCAACGCGCGCACTTTTCCGACCTCGTTCTGTCCGTAAACCGCGCATATAGAGGAATCATTTGTAGACCAGACAAAATCGGAGAAATCGCTCTGCTTGCCTCCGACCAAGTCCGCCGTAATTGACGTGTACGTTGTTCCGACGTTCAGGTTCATCACGCTTGACGTAAGCTGAATATATGGATTCGCCGCAGCTGCAATCGGGTCAACGCACTGGGCAATAATCTGGAGCGGATACTGGCAGTACTTGCTTGTTACAGTAATCATCGCAGTTCCGATTCCGTTTCCCTGAAGAACCGCAGTCGCTCCGCTTGAAGTCACATCCACGACATTCGGATTGCTTGAAGTCCAGCTGTAGCCGTCAAGAACAACCGAGTCTGAATTCTTCACGCTGACAGATACGCTCTTCGTGTTTCCCTCGCCGACCGCAACAACATTGCTGCCTGTCGTAAGATAGACATATCCTGCAAGCTCCTCAGAGGAATTTCCTACAACAACAAGAACCTTCTTTGTAAGCTCAGTGGCTGTATGTGAAATTGTGATTTCCGCCTGACCGCTCCCCACCGGCTTTATATATGCAGTTCCGTTTACAGACTGAGCTGAAATTTTAGCAACATCCTCATTGTCGATTGAGAATTGAAATCTGTTAGTGTCTGAGCCGGAATAATTGGCAAGAACAGCCTGAAGTTTTTGTGCGGAGTCATCACGGAGCATTGTAATAACATCCTGAGATGAAATATAGACAAGCGGTTCTGCCTCCGGAATCACGTACTCGCTTCCGACACGGACATAGATTTTCAGCGTGTTCTGGCTTTCAGAGTGTGAGACATTTATCACAGTCTCACCCTCGCCTGCCGCTGTTATTGTCGCGGAAGTTCCGTTCGCCTGTACTGTCGCGACAGATTCATTTTCAACCTGCCATTTTATTGAAGAATACTTGCCTGCAGAAAGATTCACCGCACTCACATTCAGGGACGCAGTTTTTCCGGCTGATTTCAGCGAGACAACATTCTGCGTGGTTGTAAGATAGACCTCCGGGTCTGTCTGAACCGTTCCGACAGGATAGACCATTATCTTGAAGCCGCACGAGTATCCGTCGATTGAGCCAGTAAGCGTGCAGGTTCCGGCTTTTAGACCTCTTATCGTGCAAGAGAGCGGATTATATGAATTCTTGTCCACCGAGATGACAGCCGGGTCGGAAGTTGTCCAGGTAAACATCGAGAAGTCGTAGCTTTTTGTCTCATCGGTCTCCTCGTCATACTCATCAAACCCGACCGCATTGCAGAAGACCGTGGCTTCCTTTCCAGCCTCAAAGTTGTAATAGAGTTTGTCGGAATAAAGAGCCTTCATGCTCATCAGCGTCTTCTCGTCATCGGCTGTCATGACAAGGACTG contains the following coding sequences:
- a CDS encoding tetratricopeptide repeat protein; amino-acid sequence: MANDNFWLGVMIGNLFSKKGNNGEQKGGCLGKIIGILVIIGIGNLAIKYYGIKGILIPIAILIAAFALLVFLSIKMSYAKDTASFFLNLYNEGKYTQAIEYIEQEPKEKIEKVFKKYPDVALAAGISYRFGRGCDVNPQKAFAYFEKVKNKSNEAAGCYGAMLITGEGCNADAKTGIVYLKNAVVGNVPYACYEYGKLLFNGDFLEKNETDGKKFLRIASENGVQEATDFLNNIL